In Tachysurus vachellii isolate PV-2020 chromosome 10, HZAU_Pvac_v1, whole genome shotgun sequence, the following proteins share a genomic window:
- the kif28 gene encoding kinesin-like protein KIF28 encodes MAEKDCVKVAVRVRPFNKRERDAGSRCIITMTSNSVSIEEPRSQHRRTFSFHFTFWSHSGFMKNSEGLLVSEEDGGRYADQACVFAGVGQGILNNALQGYNATLLAYGQTGSGKSYSMMGFGANKGLVPNLCHSVFSYITATQDRCQCQVFFSMLEIYNEQVVDLLSRSSRSAGGLRVREDQQRGFYVEGLRRVACDSAVQVEQLMEQGTRTRTTAATHLNANSSRSHMLIIIELKQIFSKECFTKQSNINLVDLAGSERQRSTGSEVDRLKEGTAINLSLTTLGNVISALAEVALGKKAVYIPYRDSVLTKLLQSALGGNSRTVMIATLSPADICYEESLSTLRYAERAKRIQNKAVVNEGPTEKLVKELKAENAKLLLKLSKLDQNGRRSEQEMKDLRRLLTHNELQIRAIQTMWEQHLQESLKDWETQYTAITQERRMMQMFPYMLNINEDAQLSGVIKLFIQEGDWDVGLADASLRVISIRGLGIQERHAIFSNQQRRVTITPMSGSKVTVNGASISEATELHHLDRVILGSNSTFLFIGFPSERFGDDWSRYDYDYFQSELAAAEGVHLHTLCDSLGQRSLKHNPSLLAAFYDYIKLMPMVTEANQMSQELNKGVVFKLEIKNLAMSDSKGHDLEKEIVVRVMNVQNKQVWLWSKAKFINRKFLMEEVYQQGATLPQDKDPFWDPVEPLHLGSAHLWLHPLAFRIAVDEQVEVVGPEGTEEAILHAHLVPCCPEGLPLGEDDILIDPTELLGKRLDFRLILDQCCGLRWVKEARTRGIQIGFQMFDYREPLYTQAVWQCVNPQLDYTVHFSALNTSHTLLTYLQSNAVVLQLWGLQEGCSDMPSCLHSVRKTPENIILIDTEHTVRTHSVDSSVSDQCVCLRALLEDMEQLKKTNAALREENDTYREQLSTYTRDGTMCTQGHRGSLKSSCDAEFARALKVFYHSMTSVRAQLQRLCRHRPSEEAELQELRLFVDEHTHLLKEISEQVEQCVCKLKQDVAAIVRRKKEKSVTCS; translated from the exons ATGGCTGAAAAAGACTGCGTAAAAGTGGCTGTGCGAGTCCGACCCTTCAACAAG agagagCGTGATGCTGGGAGTCGTTGTATTATTACTATGACCAGTAACAGTGTGAGTATTGAGGAACCTCGCAGTCAGCACCGTCGCACCTTCAGCTTCCACTTCACCTTCTGGTCTCACAGCGGCTTCATGAAGAACTCAGAGGGTCTGTTAGTGTCAGAGGAAGACGGAGGACGATACGCTGACCag gCTTGTGTGTTTGCTGGAGTCGGACAGGGGATTCTGAATAATGCTCTGCAGGGCTATAATGCCACACTGCTGGCGTACGGTCAGACTGGTTCAGGGAAAAGTTACTCCATGATGGGCTTCGGAGCCAACAAGGGCCTCGTCCCCAATCTGTGTCACTCAGTCTTCAGCTACATCACAGCCACACAGGACAGATGCCAGTGCCAG GTTTTCTTCAGCATGTTAGAAATATATAATGAACag gTGGTTGATCTGTTATCCAGGTCAAGTCGCTCGGCCGGTGGTCTCCGTGTGCGTGAGGATCAGCAGCGTGGTTTTTATGTAGAGGGTCTGCGCAGGGTGGCGTGTGACAGTGCTGTACAGGTGGAGCAGCTGATGGAGCAGGGAACTCGCACACGCACCACCGCCGCCACACACCTGAACGCCAACAGCAGCCGCTCACACATGCTCATCATCATAGAGCTCAAACAG aTTTTCTCAAAGGAGTGTTTCACTAAACAATCCAACATTAACCTGGTTGACCTGGCAGGAAGTGAAAGGCAAAGGTCAACAGGATCAGAGGTCGATCGTCTTAAAGAGGGAACAGCCATTAATCTCAGCCTGACGACTCTGGGGAACGTGATCAG TGCTCTTGCAGAAGTGGCCCTGGGGAAGAAAGCGGTGTATATTCCATACAGAGACTCAGTTCTCACTAAACTCCTGCAGTCTGCACTGGGAGGAAACAGTCGCACCGTCATG ATTGCAACTCTGAGTCCAGCTGATATCTGTTATGAGGAGTCGCTGTCCACTCTGCGCTATGCTGAACg AGCCAAGCGGATCCAGAACAAGGCTGTGGTGAACGAGGGACCAACGGAGAAACTGGTAAAAGAACTGAAAGCTGAAAATGCTAAACTGTTGCTGAAGCTCAGTAAACTGGACCAGAATGGGAGACGGTCTGAGCAGGAGATGA AAGATCTGCGACGTTTGCTGACTCACAATGAGCTGCAGATCCGAGCAATTCAGACTATGTGGGAGCAACACCTTCAGGAATCTCTGAAAGACTGGGAGACCCAGTACACTGCCATTacacag GAGCGAAGGATGATGCAGATGTTTCCTTACATGCTGAACATTAATGAAGATGCACAGCTGTCTGGAGTCATCAAGCTCTTTATTCAGGAGG GTGACTGGGATGTGGGTCTCGCAGACGCGTCACTGAGAGTCATCTCCATCAGAGGACTGGG tatTCAGGAGCGACATGCAATCTTCTCAAATCAGCAGCGTCGAGTGACGATCACTCCAATGtcagggtcaaaggtcacagtTAATGGTGCATCCATATCTGAAGCCACAGAGCTGCATCATTTG GACCGTGTGATCCTGGGCTCCAACAGCACCTTCTTGTTTATCGGTTTTCCTTCGGAGCGGTTCGGAGATGATTGGAGTcgttatgattatgattattttcaGTCTGAACTGGCGGCAGCGGAGGGAGTTCACCTGCACACACTGTGTGACTCACTTGGACAGA gGTCCCTAAAGCACAACCCCAGTCTCCTAGCTGCCTTTTACGACTACATCAAACTGATGCCCATGGTGACGGAGGCGAACCAAATGAGTCAGGAGCTGAACAAG GGTGTGGTGTTTAAGTTGGAGATTAAGAACCTTGCCATGTCTGACTCTAAAGGTCACGACCTGGAGAAGGAGATTGTGGTCAGAGTGATGAATGTGCAGAACAAACAG GTGTGGTTGTGGTCCAAAGCGAAGTTCATTAACCGCAAGTTCCTGATGGAGGAGGTGTACCAGCAGGGGGCGACACTGCCGCAGGACAAAGACCCCTTCTGGGACCCAGTGGAGCCTCTACACCTGGGCAGTGCTCACCTGTGGCTTCACCCACTGGCATTCCGCATTGCTGTGGATGAGCAGGTGGAGGTGGTGGGACCTGAGGGTACTGAGGAGGCCATTCTACACGCACACCTAGTGCCCTGCTGCCCCGAGGGATT GCCCCTGGGAGAGGACGATATTCTGATTGACCCCACAGAGCTGCTTGGAAAGCGACTAGATTTCCGACTGATCCTGGATCAGTGTTGTGGGCTGCGATGGGTCAAAGAGGCACGAACCCGTGGCATTCAGATCGG gttccAGATGTTTGACTACAGAGAGCCACTCTACACTCAGGCAGTGTGGCAGTGTGTGAACCCACAGCTGGATTACACTGTTCACTTCTCGGCCCTGAACAcgtcacacacactgctcacctACCTGCAGAGCAACGCTGTGGTACTGCAGCTGTGGGGTCTAcagg AGGGATGTTCTGACATGCCGTCATGTCTGCACAGTGTGAGGAAAACTCCAGAAAACATCATCCTCATCGACACGGAGCACACAGTTAGGACTCAT agtgtggaTAGCTCAGTgtcagatcagtgtgtgtgtttgcgagcTCTTCTTGAGGATATGGAGCAGCTGAAGAAGACCAATGCAGCACTGAGGGAAGAGAATGACACATATAGAGAACAGCTCAGTACATACACAAGAgatg GTACGATGTGCACTCAAGGGCACAGAGGGAGTCTGAAGTCTAGCTGCGATGCTGAATTCGCTCGAGCGCTGAAAGTGTTTTATCACAGCATGACCTCAGTTAGAGCTCAACTGCAGCGGCTGTGCAGACACAGACCCAGT gaggaGGCAGAGCTGCAGGAGCTGAGATTGTTTGtggatgaacacacacacctgctgaagGAGATCAGTGAGCAGgtggagcagtgtgtgtgtaaactgaaGCAGGATGTGGCAGCAATAGTTCGCAGGAAGAAAGAGAAATCTGTAACCTGCTCTTAA